The Mycolicibacterium smegmatis genome has a window encoding:
- a CDS encoding alkyl/aryl-sulfatase: MESNPPSAVVEAAHREHLTTLPFGDRRDFDDADRGFIAALEPCVITADDGRLVWDNDSYRFLDSEQAPASVHPSLWRQSRLCAKQGLYEVVDGIYQVRGLDLSNITFVEGDSGVIVIDPLISTETAAAALALYRAHRGDRRVTAVIYTHSHVDHFGGVLGVTTQADVDAGRVVVIAPEHFTTHAVQENVYAGTAMARRAAYMYGAALARGPLGQVGCGLGQVPSTGEVALIVPTLDIRETGEIHSIDGVDIEFQMAPGTEAPAEMHFYFPKFRALCMAENATHNLHNLLTLRGALVRDPHGWAGYLTEAIDSFADRTDVVFASHHWPTWGRDNIVEYLSLQRDLYAYLHDQTLRLINQGHTGIEIAEQFELPPALQAAWHTHGYYGSVSHNVKAVYQRYMGWFDGNPGRLWQHPPEALGPRYVDAMGGIDRVVELARRAFDSGDYRWAATLLDHAVFTDEHHRGARALYAEVLEQLAYGAENAVWRNFFLGGATELRDGKFGTPTAPSSPTLLAQLTPEQIFDAVAINVNGPRAWDLDLAIDVTFADTGDTYRLTLRNGVLVHRRTEPDPSSAHASVTVADRMRLLTFFIGDTAMPGLQVTGAPDVLQSFLRVLDRPDPNFSIVTP; the protein is encoded by the coding sequence ATGGAGTCGAACCCACCGAGTGCCGTCGTCGAAGCCGCGCACCGCGAACACCTCACCACCCTCCCGTTCGGCGACCGCCGAGATTTCGACGACGCCGACCGTGGCTTCATCGCCGCGCTCGAACCGTGCGTGATCACCGCCGACGACGGGCGGTTGGTGTGGGACAACGATTCATACCGGTTCCTCGACAGCGAGCAGGCCCCGGCCAGTGTGCACCCCAGCCTGTGGCGGCAGAGCCGGCTTTGCGCCAAACAGGGGCTCTACGAGGTCGTCGATGGCATCTACCAGGTGCGCGGACTCGACCTGTCCAACATCACGTTCGTCGAGGGCGACAGCGGCGTCATCGTCATCGACCCACTGATCTCGACCGAGACCGCGGCCGCCGCGCTGGCGTTGTACCGCGCGCACCGCGGTGACCGCCGCGTCACCGCGGTGATCTACACCCACAGCCACGTCGACCATTTCGGCGGTGTGCTCGGTGTGACAACCCAGGCCGACGTGGACGCGGGCAGGGTCGTGGTGATCGCCCCCGAGCACTTCACCACGCACGCGGTGCAGGAGAACGTGTATGCGGGAACGGCGATGGCGCGGCGCGCGGCCTACATGTACGGCGCCGCGCTGGCCCGCGGGCCCCTGGGGCAGGTGGGTTGCGGTCTGGGGCAGGTGCCGTCGACGGGGGAGGTGGCGCTGATCGTGCCGACCCTCGACATCCGCGAAACCGGGGAGATCCACTCGATCGACGGTGTCGACATCGAGTTCCAGATGGCGCCCGGCACCGAGGCGCCTGCGGAGATGCACTTCTATTTCCCGAAATTCCGGGCGTTGTGCATGGCGGAGAACGCGACCCACAATCTGCACAATCTCCTGACCCTGCGTGGCGCGCTGGTGCGCGACCCGCACGGCTGGGCGGGATATCTCACCGAGGCCATCGACAGTTTCGCCGACCGCACCGACGTGGTGTTCGCATCCCACCACTGGCCCACGTGGGGACGCGACAACATCGTCGAATACCTTTCGCTGCAACGAGATCTGTACGCCTACCTGCACGACCAGACGTTGCGTCTGATCAACCAGGGGCACACCGGGATCGAGATCGCCGAGCAGTTCGAGCTCCCGCCCGCGTTACAGGCCGCGTGGCACACGCACGGCTACTACGGATCGGTCAGCCACAACGTCAAAGCGGTCTACCAGCGCTACATGGGCTGGTTCGACGGCAACCCCGGCCGGTTGTGGCAGCATCCGCCCGAGGCGCTCGGCCCGCGCTACGTCGACGCGATGGGCGGCATCGACCGTGTCGTAGAGCTGGCGCGGCGCGCCTTCGACAGTGGTGACTACCGCTGGGCGGCAACGCTGTTGGACCATGCGGTGTTCACCGATGAGCACCATCGCGGCGCACGCGCGCTGTACGCCGAGGTGCTCGAACAGCTCGCCTACGGCGCCGAGAACGCGGTCTGGCGCAACTTCTTCCTCGGCGGCGCCACCGAGTTGCGTGACGGCAAGTTCGGCACCCCGACCGCGCCGTCCTCGCCCACACTGCTCGCCCAGCTGACACCCGAGCAGATCTTCGACGCGGTCGCCATCAACGTGAACGGGCCGCGCGCATGGGATCTCGACCTCGCCATCGACGTCACGTTCGCCGACACCGGCGATACCTACCGGCTGACGCTGCGCAACGGGGTACTGGTGCACCGCAGAACCGAGCCGGATCCGTCGAGTGCGCACGCCAGCGTGACCGTCGCCGACAGGATGCGGCTGCTGACCTTCTTCATCGGCGACACCGCGATGCCCGGACTTCAGGTCACCGGTGCCCCTGACGTGCTGCAGTCGTTCCTGCGCGTGCTCGACCGGCCCGACCCGAACTTCAGCATCGTCACGCCCTAG
- a CDS encoding NAD(P)-dependent oxidoreductase, with protein sequence MTTTPTVTVLGLGPMGQALSRALLDAGHTVTVWNRTESKAQALRDRGALSAPTPAAAIAASDLALVNVVDHDAVDAILTAAGDAPAGRTVIGLSSDTPDRARRTAKLVGNVGGRYLDGAIMTPIDTIGTRGASILFAGPQALFDEHRGVLDTLGQLTWVGEDHGRAAAFDMALLDLFWTSVGGFGHALMVARANGIEPSELMPHAHGIVGILSPIFTEVAQRVEDDRHSDASASVSSVASSVRHLIAASREAGVDAGLLEAFRGYVDATVAAGHGDDEISRIASEMTTLTRG encoded by the coding sequence ATGACAACCACACCGACCGTGACGGTTTTGGGCCTCGGCCCGATGGGGCAGGCGCTTTCGCGCGCGCTGCTCGACGCGGGACACACCGTGACGGTGTGGAACCGCACCGAGAGCAAGGCGCAGGCCCTGCGGGACCGGGGCGCGCTGTCGGCGCCGACGCCCGCGGCCGCGATCGCCGCGAGCGACCTCGCACTGGTCAACGTCGTCGACCACGATGCGGTGGACGCGATCCTCACCGCGGCAGGCGACGCGCCGGCCGGCCGGACCGTCATCGGGCTCAGTTCCGACACCCCCGACCGGGCCCGGCGCACCGCCAAGCTGGTCGGCAATGTCGGGGGCCGTTACCTCGACGGCGCGATCATGACCCCCATCGACACCATCGGAACTCGCGGCGCCAGCATCCTGTTCGCGGGTCCGCAGGCACTGTTCGACGAGCACCGCGGTGTGCTCGACACGCTGGGTCAACTCACGTGGGTGGGGGAAGACCACGGCCGCGCCGCGGCGTTCGACATGGCGCTGCTGGACCTGTTCTGGACCTCGGTCGGCGGCTTCGGCCACGCGCTGATGGTGGCCCGCGCCAACGGGATAGAACCGTCGGAGCTGATGCCGCACGCGCACGGCATCGTCGGCATCCTCTCACCGATCTTCACCGAGGTCGCCCAGCGCGTCGAGGACGACCGGCACTCGGACGCCAGCGCATCGGTGTCATCGGTCGCGTCGTCGGTACGGCACCTGATCGCGGCCTCGCGTGAGGCGGGGGTCGACGCCGGACTGCTCGAAGCCTTCCGGGGCTATGTCGACGCGACCGTGGCGGCCGGGCACGGCGACGACGAAATCAGCCGAATCGCGTCAGAAATGACCACTTTGACGCGGGGGTGA
- a CDS encoding NAD(P)-dependent oxidoreductase, which produces MPSTQHVTFLGVGEMGSALAHSALAAGHRVTVWNRTPSKTAPLVEAGARAVADVADALDDADGPIVVCLFDQASVHDVLDPVAHRLAGRRVVNLTTTSPEGVRELGRWATGHGAEHLDGGILATPDMIGTPGSRILYSGSPGLFEDVHPLLETWGTPEYLGDDAGIASLYDLALLAGMYAMFAGFFHGAAMVAAQGVSAKDFAFRAADWLTAMAPAVTGYAEIIDGGDYSVPGQQSLEFSDISDIVEASRAQGISTELVDVVQRFIHRQIDAGHGSDGFPRIIESIRSAA; this is translated from the coding sequence ATGCCATCGACACAGCACGTAACGTTCCTCGGCGTCGGCGAAATGGGTTCGGCGCTCGCGCATTCCGCGCTGGCCGCGGGTCACCGCGTGACGGTGTGGAACCGCACTCCGTCGAAGACCGCGCCGCTCGTCGAGGCGGGTGCGCGCGCCGTCGCCGACGTGGCCGACGCCCTGGACGATGCAGACGGCCCGATCGTGGTCTGCCTGTTCGACCAGGCCTCGGTGCACGACGTCCTGGACCCCGTGGCCCACCGGCTTGCCGGGCGACGCGTGGTCAACCTGACCACGACGTCACCCGAGGGCGTGCGTGAACTGGGACGCTGGGCCACCGGACACGGCGCCGAACACCTCGACGGCGGGATCCTCGCGACGCCCGACATGATCGGCACCCCCGGATCGCGCATCCTCTACAGCGGTTCACCGGGATTGTTCGAGGATGTTCATCCGCTGCTCGAAACCTGGGGCACACCAGAGTATCTCGGTGACGACGCCGGCATCGCGTCGCTGTACGACCTGGCACTGCTCGCGGGCATGTACGCCATGTTCGCCGGGTTCTTCCACGGCGCCGCGATGGTCGCCGCGCAGGGCGTGTCGGCCAAGGACTTCGCCTTCCGCGCCGCCGACTGGCTCACTGCCATGGCACCGGCGGTCACCGGGTACGCCGAGATCATCGACGGCGGCGACTACTCGGTGCCCGGCCAGCAGAGCCTGGAATTCTCCGACATCAGCGACATCGTCGAAGCGTCGCGCGCCCAGGGCATCAGCACCGAACTCGTAGACGTCGTCCAGCGGTTCATCCATCGCCAGATCGACGCCGGTCACGGCAGCGACGGTTTCCCCAGGATCATCGAGAGCATCAGGAGCGCAGCATGA
- a CDS encoding winged helix-turn-helix transcriptional regulator encodes MTSLGRYTCGLDAAMAVVDGKWKPLILWELQDGPKRFNALHRSLDGISQKMLTQHLKELQRHGVVHRESYHEVPPRVEYSMTPAGVELLDALNPLGLWAEKHIDLICAADTA; translated from the coding sequence GTGACTTCATTGGGCAGGTACACCTGCGGACTCGACGCCGCGATGGCTGTCGTGGACGGCAAATGGAAACCGTTGATCCTGTGGGAGTTACAGGACGGGCCCAAGCGGTTCAACGCACTGCACCGCAGCCTCGACGGGATCTCGCAGAAGATGCTCACGCAGCACCTCAAAGAACTGCAGCGCCATGGCGTGGTGCACCGCGAGAGCTACCACGAGGTGCCGCCGCGTGTGGAGTACTCGATGACGCCGGCGGGTGTCGAACTGCTCGACGCGCTCAACCCACTGGGCCTCTGGGCAGAAAAACACATCGACCTGATCTGCGCGGCCGACACGGCCTAG
- a CDS encoding metallophosphoesterase family protein: MRLLLIADTHVPKRARDLPKPVWDQVDRADVVIHAGDWVEPALLELLSARAQQLVGCWGNNDGPELRRRLPERADVMLGGLRFTVVHETGAATGREARMAKLYPDTDVLVFGHSHIPWDTTAKTGLRLLNPGSPTDRRRQPYCTYMTATADNGALTDVVLHAIER; this comes from the coding sequence GTGCGGTTGCTGCTCATCGCCGATACCCATGTACCCAAGCGAGCGCGGGACCTGCCGAAACCGGTGTGGGACCAGGTGGATCGCGCCGACGTGGTCATCCACGCGGGAGACTGGGTCGAACCCGCTCTGCTCGAGTTGCTGAGCGCACGCGCGCAGCAACTCGTCGGCTGCTGGGGCAACAACGACGGCCCCGAATTGCGCAGGCGCCTGCCCGAGCGTGCCGACGTCATGCTGGGCGGCCTGCGCTTCACTGTCGTGCACGAGACCGGCGCGGCGACCGGCCGCGAGGCCAGGATGGCCAAGCTATATCCGGACACCGACGTGCTGGTGTTCGGCCACAGCCACATCCCCTGGGACACCACCGCGAAAACCGGTCTGCGCCTGCTGAATCCGGGATCGCCGACCGATCGTCGACGTCAGCCCTACTGCACCTATATGACCGCGACGGCCGACAACGGGGCACTGACCGACGTCGTGCTGCACGCGATCGAGCGCTAG
- a CDS encoding LppU/SCO3897 family protein translates to MTETAPTQRWWRRKSARISFVVIGTALIILAKVGLAEKREEQRAVADARHEISSFSVGDCVTISPGAGKTGPNIQRSSCTTDPSYTVGAVIETDQVCGNDNYIGYTWTVGHAETDKNTVGRLCLVENLTVGHCYHPQPGSDLLEQTDCATDDATAYRVVQRFDAADPSQCPPDTSAYDYPAPARTYCLGVTH, encoded by the coding sequence ATGACCGAAACGGCACCGACGCAGCGCTGGTGGCGCAGGAAGAGCGCCCGCATCTCCTTCGTGGTGATCGGCACCGCGCTGATCATCCTGGCGAAGGTCGGCCTCGCCGAGAAACGCGAGGAACAACGCGCCGTTGCCGACGCCCGGCACGAGATCAGCAGCTTCTCGGTGGGTGACTGCGTCACCATCAGCCCCGGCGCCGGCAAGACCGGTCCGAACATCCAGCGCAGTTCCTGCACCACCGATCCCAGCTACACCGTGGGCGCGGTCATCGAAACCGATCAGGTGTGCGGCAACGACAACTACATCGGTTACACGTGGACCGTCGGCCACGCCGAGACCGACAAGAACACCGTCGGCCGGCTCTGCCTCGTGGAGAACCTCACCGTCGGCCACTGCTACCACCCGCAGCCGGGAAGCGACCTCCTCGAGCAGACCGACTGCGCCACCGACGACGCCACGGCCTACCGGGTGGTGCAGCGGTTCGACGCCGCCGACCCGTCACAGTGCCCGCCGGACACCAGCGCCTACGACTACCCGGCCCCGGCCCGCACCTACTGCCTGGGCGTCACCCACTGA